In Vanrija pseudolonga chromosome 4, complete sequence, a single window of DNA contains:
- the ecdD_1 gene encoding Major facilitator-type transporter ecdD — MPSLAIFLGAFASFAGFLFGYDTGYISGIKVMGPFIETFGALEHGEWVLPTATSSLVTSILSVGTLFGALAASTIADRFGRRWGIIIYIVLFCIGVALQTACKNVGGFSAGRVFAGLGVGGTSVIVPVYQAECAPQHIRGLIISAYQFFITFGLLLAAIVVYATHGRPDASSYQIPIAIQFVWAVIIAGGTAVLPESPRWLVMAGKDDQGRQALSRLLGAPIDSEAVTNHYAEIKANLDHERLSGSGGWRDVLKNGETRNFARIITGMGIQAFQQLSGINFIIYYGTQFFESSGITNPFVIAIAVNTVFTGMTVVGMLTFDRIGRRPLMVWGAVGMGVAQIIVAAVGVAHHNSDDKVVQKVMVAFVCIYISIFAFSWGPGGWVCTAEMYPFALRAKGMSLSTSTNWLFNFCIGYATPYLVDSGPGNAGLHTNVFWIWGGACIVAAAFSYFFVYETARLSLEQIDILMRKSSAIKSKSYGKFILDNDVHDDEMEQYTNRPVAKAGAAEKASHEEIEGVNEVAK; from the exons ATGCCGTCTCTGGCCATCTTCCTTGGCGCCTTTGCCTCGTTTGCAGGCTTCCTCTTCG GTTATGATACGGGTTATATCTCTGGTATCAAGGTCATGGGCCCGTTCATCGAGACgttcggcgcgctcgagcacggcgagtGGGTCCTGCCCACAGCTACCTCTTCGCTAGTCACGTCTATCCTCTCGGTCGGAACCCTCTTCGGTGCTCTCGCTGCGTCTACCATTGCGGACAGGTTTGGCCGTCGCTGGGGTATCATCATTTACATTG TTCTCTTCTgcatcggcgtcgccctGCAGACCGCCTGCAAGAATGTCGGCGGCTTCTCTGCCGGCCGTGTCTTTGCAGGCCTGGGAGTAGGCGGCACCAGTGTCATCGTGCCAGTTTATCAGGCAGAATGTGCGCCACAGCACATCCGCGGCCTGATCATCTCGGCCTACCAGTTCTTCATCACCTTTGgactcctcctcgcggccatCGTCGTGTACGCCACCCACGGCCGCCCCGACGCTTCATCCTACCAGATCCCCATTGC CATCCAGTTCGTCTGGGCCGTTATCATTGCAGGCGGCACGGCCGTGCTCCCCGAATCGCCCCGCTGGCTGGTCATGGCAGGCAAGGACGACCAGGGTCGCCAGGCGCTCTCTCGCCTCCTTGGCGCCCCCATCGACTCCGAAGCCGTCACCAACCACTACGCGGAGATCaaggccaacctcgaccacgagcgtctcagcggcagcggcggatGGCGCGACGTCCTCAAGAACGGCGAGACGAGGAACTTTGCTCGTATTATTACGGGAATGGGTATCCAGGCCTTCCAGCAGCTATCG GGAATCAACTTTATCAT CTACTACGGTACCCAGTTCTTCGAGTCCTCGGGCATCACCAACCCCTTCGTCATTGCTATCGCTGTCAACACTGTGTTCACCGGCATGACTGTGGTCGGCATGCTCACCTTTGACCGCATCGGTCGTCGCCCGCTCATGGTCTGGGGTGCCGTCGGAATGGGCGTTGCCCAAATTatcgtcgccgcggtcggtGTGGCACACCACAATtccgacgacaaggtcgtccaGAAGGTCATGGTCGCCTTCGTGTGCATCTACATCTCGATCTTCGCATTCTCTTGGGGTCCCGGAGGCTGGGTTTGCACGGCTGAGATGTACCCATTCGCTCTCCGTGCGAAGGGCATGAGTctctcgacgagcaccaACTGGCTCTTCAACTTCTGCATTGG CTACGCCACGCCctacctcgtcgacagcggccCCGGAAACGCCGGTCTCCACACCAACGTCTTCTGGATctggggcggcgcgtgcatCGTCGCTGCGGCATTCTCCTACTTC TTCGTTTACGAGACCGCGCGCCTGTCGCTCGAGCAGATCGACATCCTCATGCGCAAGTCGTCGGCCATCAAGTCCAAGTCGTACGGCAAGTTCATCCTCGACAACGATGTGCACGACGATGAGATGGAGCAGTACACGAACCGTCCCGTGGCCaaggctggcgccgcggagAAGGCGAGCCACGAGGAGATCGAGGGTGTCAACGAGGTGGCGAAGTAA